The Rouxiella sp. WC2420 region TTCAGCTCGGCACAGGCTCTGGCAATGCGCTGGCCTGCTTCTTCTACAGTGGCGAAATCTGTTGCAATTGAAAGACGGAAATACGGTGACAGGCCGAAAGCACTTCCCGAAACACCAGAAACGCCGCTTTCGAGCAGGAAGTTCATCACGTCGCTTTCCGATTCGATGAGCTTGCCGTCGCTACGCTGACGACCCAGCAAACCTTCACAGTTGACGAACACAAAGAATGCGCCCTCAGGACGTAATAAACGCAGCCCCTCGACCTGAGAAAGCGTCTCCACCAGCACGTCGCGACGCGCCTGATAAGCCGCCACCTGAGGCTGAATAAACGCCAGACCGCCATCGAAAGCGGCTACTGCCGCGGCCTGACTCACCGAACTGGCACCAGAACTGTTTTGCGACTGCACCACCGCCATCGCGTTGGTCAACGCCTTTGGACCCGCGCCGTAACCAATTCGCCAGCCGGTCATGGCATACGTTTTTGACACTCCGCCAACCAGCAAGGTGCGCTCACGTAAATCATCGGCAATGTTAAGCAGGCTGACATGCTGACGGCCATCAAACAACACGTGCTCGTAAAGTTCGTCGAGCAAAATCCACACCTGCGGATGACGACGCAACACTTCAGCCAGTGCTGCCAGCTCGTTGGCATCGTAAACTGCACCACTCGGGTTACCCGGATTATTAAGGATTAGCCAACGAGTGCGCTGAGTTATCGCTTGCTCAAGCTGTGCGGGAGTAAGCTTATATTCCTGCTCGATGGGGCAATCGAGGAATACCGGCGTACCCCCGTTAAAACGCACGCTGTCCGGAAAAGTCGGCCAGAATGGCACCGGCACCAGCACTTCGTCGCCGTCATTGAGGGTTGCGGCAAAGGCATTGAAAATAATCTGCTTGGCGCCGTTGGCGATGACGATTTGCCCGGCGTCAAATTCAAGCTTGTTTTCGCGCGCCAGTTTACGCTGTACGGCCTGGCGCAGTGGTTTGATGCCCGGCGTAGGCGTGTACTTGGTTTCACCGCGTTCAATGGCTGCGTAAGCTGCCTGTTTAATGTGTTCCGGAGTGTCAAAATCTGGCTCGCCGGTCGTTAAGTCGGCAATATCTACACCGGCTTCTTTCAGGCTGTTAGTCAGCTGTTTGGCTGCCGCGTTCGGTGACATCGATACCCGCTGCACGCGGTCAGATAACACTAATGTGGATAAAACATGGCTCATGGTAAACCCTCTCCTGACAAGGAAGCTCAGACCACCGGCAAACCGAGGTTTTCACGCAGCGTGGAGAACTCGTAGCTTTCACGGAACAGGCCACGGGCGCGCAGTACGGGAATAACCAGTTCAACAAACAGGTCGAGCTGCTCGGGGATAATCGCTGGCATGATATTAAAGCCGTCCGCACCTTCCTGCTCCAGCCACAGCTGCAAGTCGTCGGCGATATCTTCTGCAGTCCCGACAATCACCCGGTGACCACGGGAACCGGCGGCAATCGCGGCCAGCTCGCGCAGGGTCAGATTTTCCCGCTCGGCAAGGTCAGTCAGCAGCTTGACGCGGCTCTGATTACCTTCAACCGCAGGAATTTCCGGCACCGGACCGTCCAGCGGATATTGACTCATATCCAGGCCAAAGCGCGCAGAAAGCTGCTTGATACCATTGTCGATATCCACCAGCAGATTCAGCTGACGCCAGGTTTCTTTTGCTTCTGCCAGAGAGCGGCCGACGATTGGCATCACCCCCGGCAGGATCAAAAGGTGATCCGGGTTGCGGCCCGCCTCAACCACCTGCTGTTTTTGCGAACGGTAAAACGCCTGACCTTCTTCCAGACTGGCAGAAGCGGTGAAGACTACCTCGGCGGTGTGCGCCGCCAGTTTTTGACCGTCGGCAGACGAACCGGCTTCAATAATAACCGGTTTGCCCTGTGGCGAACGGGTGATATTTAACGGGCCTTGCACTTGATAATGTTCACCGCGGTGGTCAATCGCGTTGATTTTGTCGTCAACGAAATACTGGCCGGTTTCTTTATTGGCGATAACTGCGCCTTCCTGCCAGCCTTCCCACAGTTTATTGGTGACCTGCAAGAACTCGGTTGCTTTGGCGTAGCGGTCAGCGTGGCCCGGCATATCTTCTTTCGAGAAGTTGCGCGCCACGTCGTTGGAATACGAGGTCACCACGTTCCAGGCTGCACGACCGCGGCTAATGTGGTCCAGTGACGAGAAACTGCGCGCCAGAGTAAACGGGTCGCTGAAAGTCGTGGATGCAGTCGCGGCCAGACCAATGTGACACGTGTTAACCGCCACGGCAGACAACAGAGTCAGTGGCTCAAGACGCGCCATGGTTGAAGGCAAACGGTGCACGTTGGTTGCCAGCGCATCGCCGACGAAGAACATATCAAAGGTGCCTTCTTCGGCCTTTTTGGCAATGCTGATCAGCCAGTCGATATCGGTCGGGGAACCCAGTCGCTGGGTAAGACGCCAGCCGCTAACGTGATGGCCCAGTGGCTGAACAAACAGTCCGAGACGCATTTTACGTGGAGAATTCGAGGACCTGGTCATGGTGTTCCTTAATGTGATTCAAATCGCGAAATAACAAAAATAGTGGCGGTGATGTCGACTGTCGTACTCACCGCTCTACTGCGTCGGTCAGCTCTTAATAAGCGCGTTCACTGGCTTTTAAAGCCTGCAGGATAGTCGTTGCTGACAGCGTAAACGGCAGTCGCGCAGCGTTTTGCGCCGAAAACTTCACTTCCTGCGCCATCTTCTGCAACGCCTCTTCACGATTGCCGTCCAGAGTTGGCAACCGCAGCGGCGCATCAAACTGTTTCAACAGCGTCAACAGAACAGCGTCCGGTTCTCCGCCGTGATTTTCCAAAATTGACTGTAACAACAGGCCGAAACCGACTTTCTCACCGTGCAGCCAGTGGTGAAGCTCAGGCTGATGCGTCATCCGGTTGTGCAGCGCGTGCGCCACGCCGGGGGCAGGAAAATCATCGCGCATGCTGTTAGCCATACCGGCCATGGCGATATTGGCGTCGATGACTTTGATAAGCGCAGGCGTTACCCGCTGCTGCTGGTTGTCGGCGACCGCCTGCTGGCCGAACGCCATAAAGGTGTCTACCGCCAGCCGTGCGGCCATAACTTTAAGATTCAGCGCCAGACTGTCGGCATTTTTCTGCTGATAAGGGCGGAATTCGTACCATTTTGCCAGCGCGTCGACGATCCCGGCTTTCAAGAAACGCACATCACTGCGGGCAATGACTTCACTGTCAACCAACACCAGTACAGGCATCTTGGTCAACGGCTGGCTGCGCTCATGGCCGCCTGCTTCGTTATAGATAATAGTGATCGGCGACCAGGCAGCACAGGTGGCGGCCACGGTCGGGAAGGTCACGATAGAAACGCCGTCCAGACGATTGCCCACACCCTTGGCGGTATCCAGCACACGACCGCCGCCGATGCCCAGTACCAGCGTGGCGCCCTGCTCTTTTACCTTGTCGGTGTGCTCGACCAGAGCCTGCTCGGAACATTCGCCGGTCAGGAACTCCACCGCATACTGAATGCCGTGCGCCCGTAAGCTAGATTCCAGCTCAGGATTTACCGCTTCCCAGGCGCGAGTAGTGGTGATAATCGCGATGTGTTTAGACAGTGGGGCAATGTATTCCCCTGCCAGCGCGCGAATTCCAGATTTATGGTAATAAGTCTGTGGGGATTTAATAGCTAGCACGTCAATAACCTGTTCGGAATAATTAAAGAAATGCTACGAGAAATAAAGAAATAAGCAATAACTTACTGCCAGATCGCTTTTCCATAATTCGCAATTACTTATGCGTTTTTTAGATAAGCAAATAGCAAAGCTTGCTATGCATGTCGGAGTAAAGAAAAGATAATGAAACAATAAAACATAATGGCATTTTTTATTTCACCACGGAAAAGACGAGAATATTGATGAATCAGGTTTTCAGGCAATTAACCCCCGACGATAATCACGCTTATCTTGAATTAATGCTGGCCGCCTACGCGCCCATTAAAGCTCTCGGTATTCATTTTGACGCCGCGACCGCCGATCTTGCCCGCGTGACCCGTCATTTGGCTGAACACAATGTTTACGCGCTGCTGGTCGATGGCAAGATGGTGTCATCGGTGACCCTGCGCTATCCGTGGGGTCCGCTGCCTGGTCCGTTCGGCCTGCCGCACATTGGCTGGTTTGGTGCCCATCCCGATTACAACGGTCACGGCTATGGCAAGAAAATCCAGGACTGGGTCGAGCAGGAGATCCTGGTCAAACAGCTTAAATCCCCTGCTGTTTCGCTGGGCACCGCCACCAGCCATCCGTGGTTGAAAGATATGTACGTGAAACGCGGATTCCAGCCAATGATGGAAAAAGATCTCGGCAAAGGTCACATCACCTTATTTATGAAGAAAATCCTCGACCCTGTGGCACATGAAAAATGGCTGGCTAAACAAAACCTCAGCTAATCGCCATCGGCACACGTCTTTATAAAGGAAATCGAATATGAAAATCATTCCTGAGCATCAGGATCTTGCACAGCTTATTCAGGCATTTCGTTTAGAGTTACACCGTTTCCCTGAGCTTTCTAATCAAGAATTTGAAACCACCGCCAGAATTAAGGCAGTGTTGAACGAACACCAAATCCGCATTCTTGACCTGCCGTTGGCCACCGGGCTGGTGGCCGAAGTTGGCGATGCCAGTTCGCCACATCTGGTGGTTCTGCGTTCCGACATTGATGCCCTGCCAATTGACGAGCAGTCCGGCGTCGATTATGTCTCGCAAAATCCCGGCGTAATGCACGCCTGTGGCCACGATTTCCACGCTTCTGCGGCGCTGGGTGCGGCCATTCTGCTCAAGAAAATTGAACATAAGTTATCAGGACGTGTGCGCATTCTGTTCCAGGCCGCAGAAGAAATCTTCCAGGGCGCGCCTGCATTGCTGGCAACCGGCGCGCTCAACGAAGCCGCAGTGATTTTTGGTATTCACAATGACCCGACTCTGCCGGTTGGCGTGCTGGGCAGTAAAGCGGGCGCGCTGACCGCCAGCGTGGACCGTTTTGATATCAAAATCACGGGCACCGGCAGCCACGCCGCCCGCCCGCACGACGGCAACGATCCGATTATCATTCTCGGCCAGGTGATTGGCGCAGTGCAAACGCTAATGAGCCGCAACGTGCCGTCCGATCACAACGCCGTGGTGTCGATTACCCAAGTTCACAGCGGCTCGACCTGGAACGTCATTCCAGACAGCGCGATGCTGGAAGGCACGGTGCGCACCTTTAATCAGGACACTCGCGAGCTGATCGAACGCCGCCTGCGCCAGCTGTTGCAAGGCATCGCCACCGCGTTTGAGGCCAAAATCGAACTTAACTGGCAGGCTGGTCCGCCGTCGGTATTTAACGATGCACAATGGGCTGACTTTGCTCTGGAACAGGCACCCGCCGCAGGATTTGAAGCGCTGCGCGTCGAAGCCAGCCCGATTGGCGAAGACTTTGCTTTCTATCAGCAGAAAATCCCTGGTGTCTTCGTGATGATCGGCTCCGGCGGCCCTTACGCCCTGCATCATCCGGCTTTCCGCGTTGATGACCGCGCGCTGTTCCCGACCGCCGATTATCTGCATCGTCTGGCGGTGAAAGCCCTGGAAAAATTGCAATGAGTCAACAGCTAACCTATCAGGCCGCGCTATTACGACAGCAGGCCGAAGTCATCCTGACCGGCTGGGGTATGGACGCGGCCATCGCTGCGCAAACTGCCGAGCTGATGATCGAAACCGATCTGTTGGGGATCGACTCGCACGGTATTTCCATGCTCCCGCACTATCACAAGCTGCTGAAAGCTGAAAAATGGCATCCGACGGCCAAGGCTAAAATCGTCAGTGAAACGCCGGTTATCGCGGTGATTGACGGCTGTGATTCTCTGGGTCATGCGACAGCGATGTTAGCGATGCAAACAGCGGTAGAAAAAGCCCAAAAGCTCGGTATGGGCGCGGCGGCGGTCCGCAACTCCAACCATTTTGGGGCGGCGGGGCTTTATGCACGCCATGCAGCGTCGCAGGGAATGATCGCGCTGGTGACCAGCACCACCCGCAGTCGAATGCTGGTGCCGACCGGCGCACAGTCACCGGTACTGGGCACTAATCCAATAGCCTTTGCAGCACCGGCCAATAAAAACGCTGATTTCGTTTTGGATATGGCAACCACCACTGTTGCCGCCAACAAGGTTAAAGTTTACGATTTTCACCACAAACCACTGCCGCAAGGCTGGGTAGTCGATGAACATGGCGAAGCGGTCACCGACAGTTCGCTTGGCATGGAATACGTGTTTCAGCACCAGCAAGGCGGACTGACGCCACTCGGCGGTCTAGAGCAAACCGGTGGCCACAAGGGTTACGGGTTGGCAATGATGGCGCAAATTCTCTCTGGTCCATTGGCAGCGGCGGCATTTGGCGCGACCCGCGGCAATAGCGGTATGCCGAACATTGGGCACTTTTTCCTGGCGCTGGACCCGAAAGCGTTTCGTGGCGAAGGCGAGTTCGAACAGGATCTGGATCATATCATCGACACACTGCATGATACTCCGGCAAGCGACCCACAGCGCCCCGTGCAGGTTGCAGGTGAGCCTGAGAATCACCATCATCAGCAACGCAGCTATGAAGGTATTCCACTGCCTGCGGCGTTGGTCCAGCAGTTGCGGGACATCTGCCAGCAAAACCAGTTCGCCTATCTGTTGGGAGAGCGACCTTGAACCTGACACTGCAACTGGCCGAGCTGATTACCGGTTCGCAGCCTTCTGCTCTGGCGCGTGAAAAAGCCCGTGCCGGGGTGCTGGATTTTGTCTCGGTCGCACTGCCAATCGTGCAAGGTCAAATTGTCGATACGCCGCTGAGCGGCCTGCGTAAAGTTTACACTGCCCGTGACTCGCAAACCTTGGCTTTGCTACTCGGCTATGCTGGGCACGCGCTGGACTTCGATGATTTTCATCCCGATTTCCGCGGCCATCCGAGCACGGTGATTCTTCCTGCACTGTTTGCCCTGGCGCGTGATAACCCGCAACTCGGCGGAGAAGCATTTCTCGATGCCTACATTATCGGCGTTGAAACCGCAGGCCGACTCGGTCTCGCCGCCGGTTCGTACCATTATAAAGCCGGTTATCACAGCACGGTAACACTGGGGACTATTGCTGCCGCCGCCGCCGCGGCACGACTGGTCAATGTCAGCGTGGACCAAACTGCCAATATTCTCGGCATCGCGGCGACGCGTGCCAGCGGTTTGCGGGCGCAGTTTGGCTCGGCAATTAAACCACTGCATGCCGGATTTGCAGCAGAATCAGCGGTTATCGCCACCAAACTGGCATTGGCCGGAGTGGAAGGTCAACCGGCGGCAGTGTTGGAGGCTTTCCTGATAAGCAGCGGGGGTGGACAGCAGCAGCCGGAAAAACTGGTTGCCCACTGGGCCGAACCGTGGCGCATCGTGTCTCCGGGACTGGAATTCAAGCCTTATCCGACCTGCGCCGGAACCCACAGCGCCGCCGATGCTGCCTTTGTGCTGCGCGAAGAATGGCTGCAAACCAGCGGCAAGCCTCTGGCCGAGTTGGCTGACGACCTTGACAGTATTGATGTGTCTTTCCCGCCGGGGGGCGATATTGCTGCCTCGGTCCGCTGCCCGCACAACGGTATTGAAGCCCGTTTTAGCCTGGAATACGTGATTGCCGCTGTGTTGCTGCGTAATCGATTGAGTCTGGCAGATTTCGGCGAAGGCCCGCTGGATGCGGAAATTTTTGCTTTGGCTAAAAAGGTGCAACGATCCCCAGACGCCACAGCACCGCCGGATGAAATCGACCCGACTCAGCGTTTTCATCAGGTGACGTTGTCACGAAAAAATGGCGAAATGCTGGTCTGTCGGATAACCCGCAAGCAAAGCGTGGCTAAAGGGGTAGATCAGAAACTCAAGCTACAAGGCTGTTTATCACAGGCCTCGCAGCAAGAGTGGAGTGAAATTGAAACCTTGAGTCAGTTAACTTCGCCAGCCGCCCTGACTGAACTGGCAAAGCGGCTGACGTCGTTCTGATCCCTTCAAAGCTTAACGGTAAAGCACTACCGGCGGTTCGAAAGCCTGCACCGCCGGAGCCGTTCCCTCAAAGCGGGCAACCTCGACAATGGTTATCTGCCCGCAACATCCCTGTGCCAGCGAAGAAGTGCCGACGTCCAAGGTTAAAACGTTGGGATTACCGTGGCGACACAGCGGCTTCTCGGCCTGCGGATCCTGCGGGTCATACCAGGCTCCGGTGGGTAACTGAACCACGCCGGCCATAATCCTCTCGCTTATATCGACACTTGCCAGCACCGTGCCGCGCGAGTTGCTGATTTTTACCGTATCGCCGATTTTGATCCCGCGACTGGCCGCGTCTTGCGGATGCAAACGGCAGATCTCGCGTCCGTCGAGCTTCTGGCTGACACTGTGTTTGCCGTAATCCAGCTGGCTGTGCAGCTTGGTCGCCGGTTGGTTGGCAATCAGATACAGCGGATTCCCGGCATCAGGTTTTTGCGTAGGCTCCAGCCATACCGGATGCCCAGGGCAGTCGGCATCGTTAAAATCGGCGATGGTTTGCGAGAATATTTCGATTTTGCCGCTTGGCGTGGGCAAAGGATGCTGCTCAGGATCGTTACGCAAATTTCGCAACAGCCTGCCGCCGTCCTTTAACTGTGGCAACTGCAGTTGGCCGATGTCCCAGAAGGTGCTGAAATTTGGCACGTCGATCCCCTGCTGCTGGCACTTTTCCTGCATCTGCCCGTAAAGATGCTCCAGCCATTGGCGCGCGCTGCGCCCTTCGGTAAACGCCTCTTCACGGCCCAGTCTCTTGGCCAGCTCGGCAAAAATCGTGTAATCGTCTTTGGCTTCACCAAAGGGTTTAGCTACCGGCTGCATGGCAAACAGATGGCGATCGGTTGGCGCTCCGCCCACGTCCTCACGCTCCAATGTCATGGTGGCAGGCAAAACGATATCGGCGTGGCGCGCGGTGGCAGTCCAGGCAACTTCGTGGACAATTAATGTATCCAGCTGGTTAAAGGCCTGACGCAGGCGCGCCAGATCCTGATGATGATGGAACGGATTGCCGCCTGCCCACCACGCCAGCTTAATGTGCGGATAACGGCGCGTCTCGCCGTTGTAGCGGAATTCTTGCCCCGGATTAAGCAACATGTCAGAGATACGCGCCACCGGGATAAAATCCTTCACGCCGTTTTTGCCCTGCGGCAGTGCGGGATAAGACACCTGATTATGATGCTTGCCGTAATGGCCCAAAGCCCCCAGCGCATAACCATAGCCGCCGCCTGGCAGTCCCGGTTGGCCCAGCGCCGCTGACAGCACCAGCCCAAGCCAAACCGGCTGTTCGCCGTGTTCGGCCCGTTGCAGGGCGTGCGCCACGGAGATCATCACCCGCTTGCCGTGCAGCTCCTCGGCGAGTTTTTCGATACGCGCTGCGCTGATGCCGCAAATCTCTGCCGCCCAGACCGCGTCACGCACCTGACCGTCTTCCGCGCCAACGATATAGGCGACCATTTTGTCCCAGCCGACGCAGTAGCGAGCAAGATAATCTTCGTCAGTCCAACCGTTACTTTTCAATACATGCAACAAAGCAAGAATCAGCGCGGCGTCGGTGCCAGGACGGATAGCTAGCCACTCGCCCTGGGCTTCGTCCGGCATATCGCTTTGCAGCGGGCTGACCGAGATAAATTTTGTGCCGCGTTTGGCCGCTTTATCGATAAACCCGCGCTCGGTGTGCTCACTGAGCCCACCGCTGGCGACCTGTGAGTTTTTCAGCGCCAGACCGCCAAAGGACAGCATCAGGTCGGTATGTTCGGAGATCTCCTCCCAACTCACGCCGCGACGGGCAATTTCGTTCATATCGCCGACGATGTGCGGCAAAATTACCGACGCCGCGCCGGAACTGTAGCTGTTTACCGAGCGAACATAGCCGCCGATAGTGGTGTTCAAAAAACGGTGAACCTGGCTTTGCGCATGGTGAAAACGCCCCGCGCTCGACCAGCCGTAGGAGCCGCCAAATACCGACTCCGGTCCATAGGCTTCGGCAATACGCGCCAGCTCACCCGATGCCAGCGCGTAGGCTTCTTCCCAGGTAACGGCGATATATTCATCGGCACCGCGGCGGTCATCAGGACCGGGGCCATTTTCCAGCCAGCCACGGCGGACCATCGGCGTAGCAATGCGCACTTTGTGGTTGAGCGCATTTTCAAAGTTTTTCAGCAGTGGACTTGGGTCGGGATCGCCGGAAAAAGGGATTACTACCAGTTGATCATTGTCCAAAACGGCGGTAAAAGCTCCCCAGTGGGAGCTATGAGTGGTAGGTTTTACGGTCATGGTTGACGGGTTGTCCTGGCAAAAAAAGGCCAACAACGGACACGGATAGACGGCAATGAGCCTCTACAGCACCGTTGACAAAAAATTGCGTACGCGGATGTTTTCCTGACTGTCGAGCACGGCTTCAGTCGGCCCGGCTGCCACGATTTTGCCCTCTTCCATAAAGACGATGTTATCCGCCACTTCACGGGCAAAGCCCACCTCGTGGGTGACGATAACCATGGTAATCCCCGAGTGTGCCAGTTTTTTGATTACCTGCAACACTTCGCCGACCAACTCAGGATCAAGTGCCGAAGTCGGTTCGTCAAACAGCATAACTTCTGGATCCATCGCCAATGCACGGGCGATTGCTACGCGCTGTTGCTGTCCGCCGGAAAGCTGAGACGGCCAGTCGTTTTCACGCGACCCCAGGCCGACCTGCTGCAACAGCGAGCGCGCTTTCAGCGTTGCCTGCTGGCGATTTTGTTTTTTCACGCGCAGCGGTGCATCAATAATATTTTGCAGCACGGTGCGGTGCGGAAATAGATTGAACTGCTGGAACACCATGCCAATCTGAGCGCGCTGGGCTGCAACCTGTTTGCTGTTTAGCTCATACAGCGCGTGGCCCTTCTGGTGATAACCCACCAAATGGCCGCCAATGCGAATGGTTCCGCCATCAAGCTTTTCCAAATGGTTGATGCAGCGCAGAAGTGTTGATTTTCCCGAGCCGGAAGGACCGAGGATCACCGTGACTGAACCGGCGGCGATATCCAGGTCAATGTTGTCCAGAATGGTATTGCCGGAAAAGCGTTTAGTAATATTACGTAACTCGATAGCTTCAGCCATTGCTGCCAACCCTCTCTTTACTCACCGCCAGAGCGGGCGCCTTGCGTTTGATCCATGAACGTTTTTCGTTGCGAACGGTGCCGCGACCAAAATAGCGTTCAACGTAATACTGACCCACCGACAGCACGGAAGTCATCAGCAAATACCACAGCGTTGCTACCAGCAATAGCGGGATAACTTCATAAGTCCGCTGATAAATAATCTGCGCCGAGTACAGCACGTCCTGCAGCGCTATCACTGAAACGACTGCCGTGGTTTTCAGCTGACCGATCACTTCATTGCCCGCCGGAGGCAGAATGGCACGCATCGCCTGTGGCAATACTGTGTGACGAAAAATCTGCGCCGGACGGTAGCCCAGCGCTTTGGCGGCTTCTAACTGCCCCTGATTAACGCTCTGAATGCCGGCGCGCACAATTTCTGCCGCATAGGCCGACTGGTGCATGACCAGCGCAATGACCGCCGCGCTGAACGGGCTGATCAGCGAGTTGGCGTTAACAGTCCACAGTTCGCCGACAAACGGCAGTGAAAGGGCAATTTTTGGGTACAGCGCGGCAACGTTGTACCAGAGAAACAGCTGCACCAGCATCGGCACGCCACGGAAAAACCAGGTGTAGGCCCAACTCACCGCCGACAGCACCGGGTTGGACGACAGGCGCATCAAAGCCAGCACCGTACCGCCGGCAAAGCCGAGAATTACGGAGATGGCCGTGAGTTGCAGCGTCATTAAGACGCCCTGAAGAATAGAGGCTTCCGTGAAGTTCTCGGCAATCACTTTCCACTCAAAGCGCGGATTGTTGATAACCGAGTTGGCTACGGCCAGTAAAATGAGCAATACCACAAAGGCACTGAACCAGCGGCCGTAGTATTTTTTACCGATAATGCGCAGTTCGCCCTGCGATTCTGGTGTTGCCTTTTGCATTAAAAAATCTCTTCGTTACGTTTTGCTTCTTTCATCGCGCCGTAGCCGATGTTCCACTTATCCAGGATCTTCTTGTAGCTACCATCCTTGATAAGCGAGTTCAGCGCGGCCTGAACGGCATCTTCCAGCGGTGAACCTTTAGGGAATGCAATCGAAACGGGCGCATCGTTAACCGTTATCTGGCCACTCATTGCCAAGGCTGGCACTTTGCTGACCTGATAGGTCAAGCCTTCGTATGGACCAAAGAACATTGCTACGCGACCGCTGACTACCGCCTGCACGCCCGCGGGGCGATCCGGGAAGGTGGCGATAGTAATGGCTGGCTTGCCATCGGCAACACACTTCTTGCTGGCGTCTTCAAGACGCAGCAGCTGAGTGGTCCCCGCCCCTGCGCCAATCTGCTTGCCGCAGGTTTCTTGCAATGAAGTGAATGGCGCAACGTTGGCATCTTTACGTGAGATGATCCCCAGACGTGAAGCATCGAAATAGCCAATGAAATCAACCTGACTCAGGCGCGCCTTGGTGGCATTGATATTAGACAGCGCCACGTCATAGCGACCCGATTTCAGGCCGGGAATAATGTTGTCGAAACCGCCAGTGTCACGCCACTGCACAGCAACGCCCAGTCTTTCGGCGACCGCTGTCATGACATCAATTTCACGTCCGGCCAGCGTTTTGTTATCGGCCATATAGAAAGTGGTCGGCGGCGTATTCGGGTTGGTGCCTGCGATGATATAGCCACGTTTTAAAATATCTGCTGGCAGTTTGCTTTTTAATGAATTATCCGCAGAAACATGAAACGAACTTGAAAATGGCACATTCTGATCGGCTGCCCAAACGCTGTGTACACTTCCGGCAATCACGAGAGGAAGCAGCAACTTTTTTAATAACTTCATTTCTAAACCTTTTTCCCGATGAAAATACAAAAAAATGCAAGTTTTAACATTTTCAATGTACGGCTTAGACCTTACAACTGCTTAAATTAGATAAGCTAAGCTAATTTTGTGCTAAAGAAATGCTTTGCAGGATAATAGCGGAAGAAAAACGAGGCGCGTCAGGGAGCTAGCGGGGGAGAAAATGCAGGGGCCGACTCGGCTTGACGACCCCTGATAGATCTAATTTATCCAGACAATGCTTTTTTCATCTATAGGACAATTAATCTATAAGACAATTAACGGAACGGCGGCTCGTCAAAGGTGCGCAGTTTACGCGAATGCAGCTTGTCGCCCTCGGCACGCAGCAAATCTATTGCGCGAATA contains the following coding sequences:
- a CDS encoding ABC transporter substrate-binding protein, with the protein product MKLLKKLLLPLVIAGSVHSVWAADQNVPFSSSFHVSADNSLKSKLPADILKRGYIIAGTNPNTPPTTFYMADNKTLAGREIDVMTAVAERLGVAVQWRDTGGFDNIIPGLKSGRYDVALSNINATKARLSQVDFIGYFDASRLGIISRKDANVAPFTSLQETCGKQIGAGAGTTQLLRLEDASKKCVADGKPAITIATFPDRPAGVQAVVSGRVAMFFGPYEGLTYQVSKVPALAMSGQITVNDAPVSIAFPKGSPLEDAVQAALNSLIKDGSYKKILDKWNIGYGAMKEAKRNEEIF
- a CDS encoding molybdopterin-dependent oxidoreductase; its protein translation is MTVKPTTHSSHWGAFTAVLDNDQLVVIPFSGDPDPSPLLKNFENALNHKVRIATPMVRRGWLENGPGPDDRRGADEYIAVTWEEAYALASGELARIAEAYGPESVFGGSYGWSSAGRFHHAQSQVHRFLNTTIGGYVRSVNSYSSGAASVILPHIVGDMNEIARRGVSWEEISEHTDLMLSFGGLALKNSQVASGGLSEHTERGFIDKAAKRGTKFISVSPLQSDMPDEAQGEWLAIRPGTDAALILALLHVLKSNGWTDEDYLARYCVGWDKMVAYIVGAEDGQVRDAVWAAEICGISAARIEKLAEELHGKRVMISVAHALQRAEHGEQPVWLGLVLSAALGQPGLPGGGYGYALGALGHYGKHHNQVSYPALPQGKNGVKDFIPVARISDMLLNPGQEFRYNGETRRYPHIKLAWWAGGNPFHHHQDLARLRQAFNQLDTLIVHEVAWTATARHADIVLPATMTLEREDVGGAPTDRHLFAMQPVAKPFGEAKDDYTIFAELAKRLGREEAFTEGRSARQWLEHLYGQMQEKCQQQGIDVPNFSTFWDIGQLQLPQLKDGGRLLRNLRNDPEQHPLPTPSGKIEIFSQTIADFNDADCPGHPVWLEPTQKPDAGNPLYLIANQPATKLHSQLDYGKHSVSQKLDGREICRLHPQDAASRGIKIGDTVKISNSRGTVLASVDISERIMAGVVQLPTGAWYDPQDPQAEKPLCRHGNPNVLTLDVGTSSLAQGCCGQITIVEVARFEGTAPAVQAFEPPVVLYR
- a CDS encoding amino acid ABC transporter ATP-binding protein; protein product: MAEAIELRNITKRFSGNTILDNIDLDIAAGSVTVILGPSGSGKSTLLRCINHLEKLDGGTIRIGGHLVGYHQKGHALYELNSKQVAAQRAQIGMVFQQFNLFPHRTVLQNIIDAPLRVKKQNRQQATLKARSLLQQVGLGSRENDWPSQLSGGQQQRVAIARALAMDPEVMLFDEPTSALDPELVGEVLQVIKKLAHSGITMVIVTHEVGFAREVADNIVFMEEGKIVAAGPTEAVLDSQENIRVRNFLSTVL
- a CDS encoding amino acid ABC transporter permease; translated protein: MQKATPESQGELRIIGKKYYGRWFSAFVVLLILLAVANSVINNPRFEWKVIAENFTEASILQGVLMTLQLTAISVILGFAGGTVLALMRLSSNPVLSAVSWAYTWFFRGVPMLVQLFLWYNVAALYPKIALSLPFVGELWTVNANSLISPFSAAVIALVMHQSAYAAEIVRAGIQSVNQGQLEAAKALGYRPAQIFRHTVLPQAMRAILPPAGNEVIGQLKTTAVVSVIALQDVLYSAQIIYQRTYEVIPLLLVATLWYLLMTSVLSVGQYYVERYFGRGTVRNEKRSWIKRKAPALAVSKERVGSNG
- a CDS encoding MmgE/PrpD family protein, which gives rise to MNLTLQLAELITGSQPSALAREKARAGVLDFVSVALPIVQGQIVDTPLSGLRKVYTARDSQTLALLLGYAGHALDFDDFHPDFRGHPSTVILPALFALARDNPQLGGEAFLDAYIIGVETAGRLGLAAGSYHYKAGYHSTVTLGTIAAAAAAARLVNVSVDQTANILGIAATRASGLRAQFGSAIKPLHAGFAAESAVIATKLALAGVEGQPAAVLEAFLISSGGGQQQPEKLVAHWAEPWRIVSPGLEFKPYPTCAGTHSAADAAFVLREEWLQTSGKPLAELADDLDSIDVSFPPGGDIAASVRCPHNGIEARFSLEYVIAAVLLRNRLSLADFGEGPLDAEIFALAKKVQRSPDATAPPDEIDPTQRFHQVTLSRKNGEMLVCRITRKQSVAKGVDQKLKLQGCLSQASQQEWSEIETLSQLTSPAALTELAKRLTSF